In Elaeis guineensis isolate ETL-2024a chromosome 1, EG11, whole genome shotgun sequence, a genomic segment contains:
- the LOC105039248 gene encoding mitogen-activated protein kinase kinase 5, with translation MRPGPLPMARPSQNGQHIPKSTHTHTRRRPDLTLPLPQRDLRSLAVPLPLPPPSAPSSFSVPGGPKPPTATSASAQTPALSDLERVRRIGSGSGGTVWMVRHRPTDRIYALKVICGNHEDAVRRQIWREIEILRTADNPYVVQCHGFYDRAGEIEILLEYMDGGSLDGRRIASEPVLADIARQVLSGLAYLHRSRIVHRDIKPSNLLINASRQVKIADFGVGRILPRTMDPCNSSVGTIAYMSPERINTDLNEGVYNAYSGDIWSFGLSMLEFYLGRFPFGERLGRQAGDWASLMCAICYSKPPEAPPTASPEFRSFIACCLQMEPQRRLSAAELLRHPFITRTQAPAAITVSACGVRTRKDGGWAVESAFLGNKSPP, from the exons ATGAGACCCGGTCCACTCCCCATGGCGCGGCCGAGCCAGAACGGCCAACACATCCCCAAATCCACCCACACCCACACCCGCCGCCGCCCCGACCTCACCCTTCCCCTCCCGCAGCGCGATCTCAGGTCCCTTGCCGTCCCCCTTCCCCTCCCTCCTCCCTCCGCCCCCTCCTCCTTCTCCGTCCCCGGCGGCCCCAAGCCTCCCACAGCCACCTCCGCTTCCGCCCAGACCCCGGCGCTCTCCGACCTCGAGCGCGTCCGACGCATCGGCAGCGGCAGCGGTGGCACCGTCTGGATGGTCCGCCACCGGCCCACCGACCGGATCTACGCCCTCAAGGTGATCTGCGGCAACCATGAGGACGCCGTCCGCCGCCAGATCTGGCGCGAGATCGAGATCCTTCGGACCGCCGACAACCCCTACGTGGTCCAGTGCCATGGGTTCTACGACCGGGCCGGCGAGATCGAGATCCTCCTCGAGTACATGGACGGCGGCTCCCTCGACGGCCGCCGCATCGCCTCCGAGCCCGTCCTTGCCGACATCGCCCGCCAGGTCCTCTCCGGCCTCGCCTACCTCCACCGCAGCCGGATCGTCCACCGCGACATCAAGCCCTCCAATCTCCTCATCAACGCCTCGCGCCAGGTTAAGATCGCCGACTTCGGGGTCGGCCGGATCCTGCCTCGGACTATGGACCCGTGCAACTCCTCGGTGGGGACGATCGCCTACATGAGCCCCGAGCGGATCAACACCGATCTCAACGAGGGGGTCTACAACGCTTACTCCGGCGATATCTGGAGCTTTGGCCTCAGTATGCTCGAGTTCTATCTGGGCCGGTTCCCGTTCGGGGAGCGCCTCGGGCGGCAGGCCGGCGACTGGGCCAGTCTCATGTGCGCCATCTGCTACTCCAAGCCGCCGGAGGCGCCGCCCACCGCCTCGCCGGAGTTCCGGAGCTTCATCGCCTGCTGCCTCCAGATGGAGCCCCAACGCCGGCTCTCCGCCGCCGAGCTCCTCCGCCACCCCTTCATCACACGGACTCAGGCCCCCGCCGCGATCACCGTCTCCGCC TGCGGAGTGCGGACAAGGAAAGATGGAGGGTGGGCAGTGGAAAGTGCTTTTCTTGGAAACAAATCTCCTCCTTAA